Proteins encoded in a region of the Amia ocellicauda isolate fAmiCal2 chromosome 19, fAmiCal2.hap1, whole genome shotgun sequence genome:
- the LOC136714452 gene encoding volume-regulated anion channel subunit LRRC8C: MIPMTEFRQFSEQQPAFRVLKPWWDVFTDYLSVVMLMIGVFGCTLQVMQDKIICLPKSISAPNQTVFNTSDELRPELPLAAPSPASSVQIVHEMKGLKTNLDLQQYSFINQMCYERALHWYAKYFPYLVLIHTLIFMMCSNFWFKFPGSSSKIEHFISILGKCFDSPWTTRALSEVSGENPEEKDNKKNSLNKPILSTTPIEGNLVKTQSLKSIPEKLVVDKPAAGALDKKEGEQAKALFEKVKKFRLHVEEGDLLYIMYVRQTVLKVLKFLIIIAYNSALVSKVQFTVTCNVDIQDMTGYKHFSCNHTMAHLFSKLSFCYLCFVSVYGLTCLYTLYWLFYRSLKEYSFEYVRQETGIDDIPDVKNDFAFMLHMIDQYDPLYSKRFAVFLSEVSENKLKQLNLNNEWTAEKLRQRLQTNANNRLELQLFMLSGLPDTIFEVTELQSLKLEIINNVTIPASIAQLEDLQELSLYQCSLKIHTAATSFLKENLKVLRVKFDDGRELPSWLYGLRNLEELHLIGSLSPDMSKNITLESLRELKALKMLYLKSNFTKIPQSIVDVSSHLQKLYIHNDGTKLVMLNNLKKMVNLVDLELVHCDLERIPHAVFSLVNLQELDLRENNLKSIEEILSFQHLRKLTCLKLWHNGIPYIPEHIKKLSSLERLYFSHNKIEVLPSHLFLCNKLRYLELSYNDIRFIPPEVGVLQSLQYFSVTCNKIESLPDELFFCKKLKTLKLGKNTLSLLSPKISYLTSLTHLELKGNHFECLPAELGACRGLKRGGLIVEDVLFETLPLEVREQIKAE; the protein is encoded by the coding sequence GTAATGCAAGACAAAATCATCTGCCTTCCCAAGAGCATATCCGCGCCAAACCAAACTGTCTTCAACACAAGTGATGAACTGCGGCCTGAACTTCCTTTAGCAGCTCCCAGTCCTGCTTCCTCCGTGCAAATTGTCCATGAAATGAAAGGCTTGAAAACCAATCTGGACCTGCAGCAGTACAGCTTTATAAATCAAATGTGCTACGAGCGAGCACTGCACTGGTACGCCAAGTATTTTCCCTACTTGGTCCTCATACACACTCTTATCTTTATGATGTGCAGCAACTTTTGGTTCAAGTTCCCAGGGTCTAGCTCAAAAATAGAGCATTTCATTTCCATCTTGgggaaatgttttgattctccATGGACGACCAGGGCTCTCTCAGAGGTGTCGGGGGAAAATCCGGAGgagaaagacaacaaaaagaACAGTCTCAACAAGCCCATTCTCTCCACAACGCCTATAGAGGGCAACCTGGTGAAGACACAGTCCCTCAAGTCCATCCCGGAAAAGCTAGTTGTTGACAAGCCAGCTGCTGGAGCGTTAGACAAAAAGGAAGGAGAGCAAGCCAAGGCTTTGTTTGAAAAGGTCAAAAAATTCCGCTTGCATGTGGAGGAGGGGGATTTGTTGTACATTATGTATGTTCGTCAGACAGTGCTGAAAGTGTTGAAGTTTCTCATCATCATCGCCTACAACAGCGCTTTGGTGTCTAAAGTGCAGTTCACAGTTACATGCAATGTGGACATACAGGACATGACTGGCTATAAACACTTCTCCTGCAATCACACCATGGCCCACTTGTTCTCCAAACTCTCCTTCTGCTATCTGTGTTTTGTCAGTGTTTACGGACTTACGTGCCTGTACACTTTGTACTGGTTGTTCTACCGCTCCCTCAAGGAGTACTCCTTTGAGTACGTGCGTCAGGAAACCGGGATTGACGACATTCCGGACGTGAAGAACGACTTCGCCTTCATGCTTCACATGATTGACCAGTACGACCCTCTGTATTCTAAGCGATTTGCGGTATTCCTCTCCGAAGTCAGCGAGAACAAACTGAAACAGCTGAACTTAAACAATGAGTGGACAGCTGAGAAACTACGCCAGAGGCTGCAGACCAACGCCAACAATAGACTGGAACTGCAGCTGTTCATGCTGTCCGGCCTTCCAGATACTATTTTCGAAGTGACCGAATTGCAGTCACTGAAATTGGAGATCATAAACAATGTTACAATCCCAGCCTCTATCGCCCAGCTGGAGGATCTGCAAGAGCTCTCGTTGTACCAGTGCTCACTGAAAATCCACACCGCGGCCACTTCCTTTTTGAAAGAGAACCTAAAGGTCTTGAGAGTGAAGTTTGATGATGGACGAGAGCTGCCTAGTTGGTTATACGGCCTACGCAATTTAGAAGAACTTCACCTAATTGGGTCCTTAAGTCCCGACATGTCCAAGAACATAACCCTGGAGTCACTGCGAGAACTCAAGGCCCTCAAAATGCTATATCTGAAGAGCAACTTCACCAAAATCCCTCAGTCTATCGTGGACGTGTCCAGTCATTTGCAGAAGCTCTACATTCACAATGACGGCACCAAATTGGTGATGTTGAACAACCTAAAGAAAATGGTCAACCTGGTCGACCTGGAGCTGGTGCACTGTGACCTGGAGAGGATCCCCCATGCCGTCTTCAGCCTGGTCAACCTGCAGGAGCTGGACCTGAGAGAGAACAACCTGAAGTCCATCGAGGAGATCCTCAGCTTCCAGCACCTCCGCAAGCTCACCTGCCTGAAGCTGTGGCACAACGGCATCCCGTATATCCCCGAGCACATCAAAAAGCTCTCCAGCCTCGAAAGACTCTATTTCAGCCACAACAAGATCGAGGTGCTCCCTTCCCACCTCTTCCTCTGTAACAAGCTCCGATATCTGGAGCTGTCCTATAATGACATTCGCTTCATCCCCCCTGAGGTGGGGGTGCTGCAGAGCCTTCAGTATTTTTCTGTAACTTGCAACAAAATTGAAAGTTTGCCAGACGAGCTTTTCTTTTGCAAGAAGCTGAAGACGTTGAAGCTGGGAAAGAACACTCTGTCCCTGCTGTCTCCAAAGATTTCTTACCTGACTTCACTTACTCATTTAGAGCTCAAAGGCAACCACTTCGAGTGTCTGCCGGCCGAGCTGGGCGCTTGTCGGGGTCTGAAGCGCGGCGGCCTGATCGTGGAGGATGTCTTGTTTGAAACCCTGCCTTTGGAAGTCAGGGAGCAAATAAAGGCCGAGTAA